CGATGGAGCCGACGGCCGTGCGCAAGGTGCGCAACCTGCGCCGCGGCGACGCCGTCATCGCCTTTTCGCGCCGCGAAGTGCTGATGTGGCGCGACATGATCACGGAAACGGGATTATCGGTGGCCACCGTCTACGGCAACCTGTCGCCCGAAGTGCGGCGTGCGCAGGCGCAGCGCTTCCGCGACGGCACGGCCGATATCGTCGTCGGCACGGATGCGCTGGCGATGGGCCTGAACATGCCGATCGCGCGCATCGTCATGACCACCTGCGTCAAATACAATGGCCGTGAAGAGGAAGAGATTTCGGCCGCGCTGGCGCGCCAGATCGCCGGACGCGCGGGCCGCTATGGCGTGCATGAAGAGGGACTCGTGGCCGGCTACGACAACGAGACGCATGAAGTGATGCGCGCGCTGCTGAAGGAAAAGCTGCACCCGCTGAACACCAGCGGCTTTGCCGTGGCGCCCTCGCTCGAACATCTGCACCGGATTTCGTCGGTGACGGGAGAGCTGTCGCTCAGTAAACTGCTGCGCCGCTTCATCCACAATATCGACGTGCCGGACGGCTTCTTCTTCCCGCGCATCACGGAAGACCAGAAGGAGCGCGCCGTTTGGCTCGACACCCTGCCCCTGTCCGTGGCCGACAAATTTACCTTGTCGCTGGTGCCGATATCGAGCAAGGTGCCGTCCCTGCAGACGGCGTGGGAGCACTGGGCGAAGAATCTGTCGCAGGGAAAAACGAGCACCTTGCGCCAGCACGCGCACGGCGGCGGCACGCAGAATCTGCAGCAGGTGGAAGACACTTGCCGCTACTATTCCGCGTATGCCTGGCTCAGCTACCGCCTGCCCGAATTCTTCCCCGATATCGCGGTGGCGCAACACCTGTCGCGCGATGCGTCCGAGCGCGTCGATTCCATCCTGCGCGCGCACAATGCGGCCTCGCGCGGACGGTCGAAGAAGTTCAAATAAGCGTCACCTGACGGGCCAGAACCAGACCTCGCCGCAATCCCAGTAGCATTCGCTGCCGCACACTTTCACGCCGATGGAGGGCAGCAGGATGTCGATATGCCCGCCCGCGCCGCCCAGGTAGCCGGGAATGCGGAAGAAGGCGACGACGCCCTGGCGCTGGCCGATGCCTTCCATGGCGTCATCCCTGGTAAATTTTTCCGGCGCGCCAAACATCGAGGGGCTGGCCAGCATGTGCGACAGCTTGGCCTGCCCCGGTTCGATCAGCGCGCCCTTGAATGCCCCCTTGCGTATCGCCATTCGGCCCTTGACCTGGACCCCGGCCTTGATCAGGGCCAGGCTGACGCGGATGGCGCAGGTGTTGGCAAAGCTGTCCTTGCCGATCAAGTCTTCCCAGCCGATTTCGCGGAACAGGGCCGCCTGATCGACGGCCGCCACGCTCGAGTAATTTTCACGCAGCTTGATGAATGCAGGTTTCACGTCAGCCTCCCGTCATCCCTGGTCGACAGGGACATCAGGCCGATTGTAGGAGGATGCGGCAGCTCCGCACTGAGCGAGATCAAGCGTAAACCGACCGCACCCGTAACGCCAACAACAACGTCGGATTACGCGCGGCATAGCCACGCCAATCCGACCTACTTGAGCATGTAGGTCGGCTTAGGCCAAAGGCCGTAAGCCGACGCCCGCCGTAACGCCAGCGAGGACGTCGGATGAAGGCCGCTTACGGCTTGCCCGGCGCCGCATAATGCAGCTTGAGCACCAGCCCGTTATGGTCGTCGGCCATGTAAATATCGCCATCCTGGCCCAGCTTCACGTCGACGGGCGCGCCCCTGCCCTGCTTGCCCTTGCGCTCCCAGTTGCTGATCAATTCAACGGACTTGCCCAGCGGCGCACCGGCCTTGTCGGGCAGCAGGGCCACCAGGCGGTGGCCGTTGCTGCGGTAGCCGTGGTAGCCGATGATCAGGCTGTTCTTGTACAGCTCCGGGAAGCGGCTGGCCGTGTAAAACGTCATGCCCAGCGGCGCGGCGTGGCCGGGCAGCAAGCGCTGCGGCGCCGCATATTGGGCGGCGCAAGCCGTCTTCGGATATTCGGGACTGGCGACATTGTCGTCGTAGCAGTACGGCCAGCCGTAATGCTGGTCCGCCTTGATCAGATTGAGCTCTTCATGCGGCAGGTTTTCGTCGCTTTTGAGCTGCGGCATGGCGGCCTGGATGGCGTCGCGCGCGTTTTCCGCCTGCCACAGTTCGCCCGTGACCGGATGGAAGGCCAGCGCCATCGAATTGCGCAAGCCGCGCGCATGCGTGCGCCAGCTCGTCACCGTGCCGGCCGGCCAGGCCATCTTGTATTCGCGGATGGCACCCAGCGCTTCCGGGCCTTCCGCCGAAGCACAGGCCTTGGCCGGATCGGGCGCCTTGC
This window of the Janthinobacterium agaricidamnosum genome carries:
- a CDS encoding PQQ-dependent sugar dehydrogenase; translated protein: MNKKMLASALAACLSGAFAPAMAAGGAQCDGMPRLDVTTPAGFCVAVLADGLKFPRGVLPLTNGDILVTDMTGWAPKQGKLWLLQPKAAGGGYERKLLLDKLDRPNGIVQGPDGLVYVGEVGRIFRFDLRDPARATTDVIGGTAKTPRLPGLGLHLLTNMRFSPKGDLYVNVGSSTDHCENDGKAPDPAKACASAEGPEALGAIREYKMAWPAGTVTSWRTHARGLRNSMALAFHPVTGELWQAENARDAIQAAMPQLKSDENLPHEELNLIKADQHYGWPYCYDDNVASPEYPKTACAAQYAAPQRLLPGHAAPLGMTFYTASRFPELYKNSLIIGYHGYRSNGHRLVALLPDKAGAPLGKSVELISNWERKGKQGRGAPVDVKLGQDGDIYMADDHNGLVLKLHYAAPGKP
- a CDS encoding T6SS effector amidase Tae4 family protein, with amino-acid sequence MKPAFIKLRENYSSVAAVDQAALFREIGWEDLIGKDSFANTCAIRVSLALIKAGVQVKGRMAIRKGAFKGALIEPGQAKLSHMLASPSMFGAPEKFTRDDAMEGIGQRQGVVAFFRIPGYLGGAGGHIDILLPSIGVKVCGSECYWDCGEVWFWPVR